The Oncorhynchus tshawytscha isolate Ot180627B linkage group LG18, Otsh_v2.0, whole genome shotgun sequence genome has a window encoding:
- the pigh gene encoding phosphatidylinositol N-acetylglucosaminyltransferase subunit H has protein sequence MQNGDQHYSMEDETYTDIDGKAISLECQSHSGFCREFTVSSAKVSIGRVMAYTCAVWLSAYIIFFVTENTAVLSSAIIITLVGMMVHIHFVKVDHETLLIIGSLGVQVSSSYASGRESTDFIEMGKIKDIVINEAIHMQTVIYYLCILLKDPSDPEAVSSVVPLFQSSKPRLNCLVKVYKSCQEILAKC, from the exons ATGCAGAACGGTGACCAGCATTACAGCATGGAAGATGAAACCTACACGGACATCGACGGCAAGGCCATCTCTCTGGAGTGTCAAAGTCACTCGGGTTTCTGCAGGGAGTTCACGGTTAGCTCGGCTAAAGTCTCCATAGGCAGAGTGATGGCTTACACTTGCGCCGTCTGGTTATCGGCCTACATCATATTCTTCGTCACTGAG aACACAGCCGTTCTCTCCAGTGCCATAATCATCACCCTGGTCGGTATGATGGTTCACATCCACTTTGTGAAGGTGGACCATGAGACGCTGCTCATCATTGGTTCTCTGGGTGTCCAGGTGTCTTCTAGCTACGCCTCCGGCAGGGAGTCTACAGACTTCATAGAGATGGGCAAGATCAAAGACATAGTAATTAATGAAGCTATTCACATG caaACAGTCATCTACTATCTTTGCATCCTCTTGAAGGACCCCTCAGATCCAGAGGCAGTGTCTAGCGTGGTCCCGCTGTTTCAG AGCTCAAAACCAAGGCTGAACTGCCTGGTCAAAGTGTACAAGAGCTGCCAGGAGATTCTAGCTAAGTGCTGA